A stretch of the Thiomicrorhabdus xiamenensis genome encodes the following:
- a CDS encoding DnaJ C-terminal domain-containing protein — MSKDYYQILGVSRAASDAEIKKAYRKLAAKYHPDKKTGDEAKFKELSEAYETLSDPEKRNMYDQFGSNYQQAGAGGFGGGFGGAGGFGGADFGDIFGDMFGGGAGGFGGAGGFGGQRQARPRKGEDQVAKVMVSLEEAIEGCERVINVETGVSSSRSHSYDTKPIKVRIPAGVLQDQKIRVKEKGFQGVNGGPRGDVIIEINLQKHPNFKVDGKDVIVELPVTPWEAALGAKVEIPTLKGKVKMSIAAGTQSGAKMRLKGRGLGKEPGNQYVVIQIHTPPADSEQAKALYEQMAEIMPFNPREEGVQTV, encoded by the coding sequence ATGAGCAAGGATTATTACCAGATTTTAGGTGTGTCGCGAGCGGCCAGTGATGCGGAAATCAAAAAAGCCTATCGTAAGCTGGCGGCTAAATATCATCCGGATAAGAAGACCGGGGATGAAGCCAAGTTTAAAGAACTTTCCGAAGCTTATGAAACCCTGAGCGATCCGGAAAAACGTAATATGTATGACCAGTTCGGTTCGAATTATCAGCAGGCCGGTGCAGGAGGCTTTGGTGGCGGTTTCGGTGGCGCAGGTGGATTCGGCGGCGCTGACTTCGGGGATATCTTTGGCGATATGTTTGGTGGCGGTGCTGGTGGTTTCGGTGGCGCAGGCGGTTTTGGCGGTCAGCGTCAAGCGCGCCCACGTAAGGGGGAAGATCAGGTTGCCAAAGTTATGGTCAGTCTGGAGGAGGCCATTGAAGGTTGTGAGCGCGTAATCAATGTCGAAACCGGCGTCTCCAGCTCGCGCAGTCATTCCTATGATACGAAGCCGATTAAGGTGCGTATTCCGGCTGGAGTCCTGCAGGACCAGAAGATTCGCGTTAAGGAAAAAGGATTTCAGGGCGTGAATGGCGGTCCACGCGGTGATGTGATTATTGAAATCAATCTGCAGAAGCACCCGAATTTTAAAGTGGACGGCAAGGATGTGATCGTTGAGCTTCCGGTTACGCCATGGGAAGCCGCTTTGGGTGCCAAGGTGGAAATTCCGACCCTGAAAGGAAAGGTCAAGATGTCGATTGCAGCGGGCACACAATCGGGTGCGAAAATGCGCCTGAAAGGTCGCGGGTTAGGTAAAGAGCCGGGAAACCAGTACGTAGTGATCCAAATTCATACGCCACCGGCCGATTCAGAGCAGGCTAAGGCATTGTATGAGCAAATGGCTGAAATTATGCCATTCAATCCTCGAGAAGAGGGTGTGCAGACCGTGTAA